In Fragaria vesca subsp. vesca linkage group LG5, FraVesHawaii_1.0, whole genome shotgun sequence, the genomic stretch CTATCATTAAACCTTGGCCGGGTCGCGGTTGGGCGATCGATTTCGTTGACATCATTCATCCCCATTCTTCTGAGCAGCATAAGTTCATTATCGTCGCCACCGATTTCTTTACCAAATGGGTCGAGGCCGAACCCCTTAAGGTCGCCTCCGCCAACTCGGTTCGCAACTTTATTTTTCGCGATATCATCTCCCGCTTTGGTATCCCAGAGTGCATCGTTACGGACAGGGGGGCAGCTTTCATGGCGGATTCGGTTGTTAAGTACTTAAACGACAACGGCATCAAACTTCTCCACTCTACGCCGTATTATGCACAGTCCAACGGCCAGGCGGAGGCTAGCAATAAGGTCATCCTCGGCATCCTCCGCAAGATGTTGGGGTTGAACCCGCTTGTCTGGCATGAGGAACTGTACCACACCTTGTGGGCTTACCGCACTTCAAAGCGCGGCCCGACGGATACCACCCCGTACGCTCTCATGTACGGTCATGACGCCGTCCTTCCCCTTGAGATCAATATCGCTTCACTTCGCGTTCAGGAACAGCATCAACTACTTGGCGAGGATTATGTCCAAGCTATGTGGCAGGAGCTTGAAGATCTTGACGAGTACCGCGTCACCGCGTCACCGCGTCACCGCTTTCAACAACGCATCGCACGTTCGTACGACCAGGTCACGCGCGGACGGAGCTATGCTGAGGGCCAGACAGTGTGGCGCGCAGTATTCCCACTTGGGGAAAAAACCGACGGTCGGGGGAAGTGGTCTGCTCGATGGGAAGGCCCCTTTATTATTCATCGTATTCTCCCCAAGGGGGCATACCACCTGCGCGACCTGGACGGTACCATTCATCGCAATCCTATTAATGGCCGTTTCCTCAAGCGCCACATTGCTGGAGTTTGGGAACGCGAAGATCCTCCACCTCCCCCAGACCCCGTCACCACAATCAATAGTGCTATGCGCCATCGCGTTCTCCCTCCGCCGCCTACCACTAGGGGGCAATCCGAGAGAGAAGATTGATAGAGTACGTTGTAACGTCCCAGCCTAAAAAGGCCAGTACGAGATTGGGGCCTACTCCAGAGGCCCTACAACAGGATAACTGTATTTTTCTTCATTCTTTGTAAACATGCAAAGTCTAAACGCAAAGGCCAGTACAGGATTGGGGCCTATTCCAGAGGCCCTAAAAAACCAATAAATTCATTTATTTTGCCCTTTTGGCGTTGTTCAATATAAGTCTCGAACATTGGCTTTGCAGCCAAAGCAATTACATAGACAAAAAGGGTGAAATTAGACTATGTTTACATCCAAAAGGCATAGATCTGCAAATATTGGAAGCCTAAACCCGCGTATCTCGCAGGTTTGAAGAAGAGGCTGCCGCCGCATCATTCGTTCAAAGTTGGCAGACGTCCCGCTTCTTTAGACCAGCACGAGCCTTGACATTGGCCCGGACCTAAGACAAAGTGTTAGGAAGCTAAAGGTCCACTGGGCCTGGGTCCCTCATGCTACCAGTCACGCCTCGAAGGTGCTTCAAGGGCACTGACCAGAACCTGAAGCGCAAGCGGGTGCGGAGCCTCGAGAACCTCACGTTTGGACAGAACAGCCGGCGCAAGGCAGAAGGTACCCAACCATTAGTTCGTCCAAACAAAGGCTCGGCCTGAGAGTAGATTTTCAGAGTCACTCCCGGCCTGAGAGTAGATTTTCAGAATCAGAAAGAACGAAGGGTGAAAATGTGAGGTGGGGGCTTTGCTTTAAGCAGGGACAAGAGGATGTGCAGAAGGGTATACGAGTCCATGGCAAGGGGGCAAAGACTTAACTGGTGCTTCGCCCCGGCCAAGCGTTCCTTTTTATAGGCGGAAAGGGTGATTTTCCTTTCGACAGATGTCCTCCATGCAGCGATTTGCTCCGAGATATGAGCTCTGGAGATAAGGTCGGATGCGTTGTTCCATAATGACTACCCGCGTTCCAAGCGAGTGGTTGCATTGGAAACCCCCACCAAATCTCAGAGGAAGATTTTTTCCTGGCAAGGCAGTTCTTTCACAAAGATTCGACAAGAGCGGGAAAGATTTGATTTAATAATAATATTATTATAAAGGTTCATACAAGGGGGGCAAAGCGCTGATCGAGGCTAAACCCGCCTAGAAGCCCTATACAAATCTATGAGAAGGCCTTCTAAGGCCAACTCTTCAACATCCGTCTGGGCTTGGGCTTCGTCGGCAGCGGCAGCAGCTGAGTCCAAAGCTTCCTGGGTCTCCTCCGCGGCCTGCACACGGGCTTCTGCCTCTTCAGCTCGGGCCAAGTTCTGGCGAGCTTGAGCAAGCTGAGCTTGCAGCTCCGCTATTTGAGCCTCCAGGGCCTCCACTTGCCGAGCATAGTTAATGCATGGATTCTCTGAAGACGCCTCAGGGATTTCAGCGTCTTCAAGCTCGGCTAAGAGGGCTGCCATCTGATTGTCCAGGGCTTGGCGGACTTTCTCGTGAGCAGCCGACTAGGCACCAACGTCTTGAACTCGGCGAGCCTGCAGCTCGACGGCGTCGGTGAGTTCCAACACATGATCTAGAGCAGGGTTGCTGCCAGCGAGGTGCCGAATCAGAGCTTCATGGGCCTCACGAACGCGCCTCACCAAGTCGAATACGTTCATGTGGGGACCTTGGCGCAGTAGCCCGTGAAAGAAAGCCCGGGCCAGGCGAATGGGTTCCGGGTCGGCAGGCAGGGTGATCCAGGCCCGAAGACGGGCGGTCCGGGTAGCCAAAGAAGAAGTCGCTTCGCCAGATGTTCTTGTTGGGGCCGGAGTGGTTGGTTCAACCTCTACAACCGCCTCAGTCTCTGGAGCGGGCGGTGGGACCTCAGACCGAGTGAGGACTGTCGTTTCTTCGGTGGTCTGGGCCGCTGAGTCTGGTTGCGGAGAAGAGGGCTCAAGCACCGGTTGGAAGTCCTTTGGCGGAACTGCCAAAGGGGTACCAAAGTCAGAAAGCAGGGTGATCCGGCTGAGATTTTCATCTGGAGCAGGAGCCGAGGTAGGCTCTGGAAGTGGGCCAGTTTCGCCTAGAGCGTCGTTTGGAGAAGGGGGTTGCGCAGCAACGTCCTCGGTAACCATGGTTTGATCCCCGACAATTGGTTCCGGGGATGGGACTTCGACTATCGCTGTCGCTCCTTCAACGACAGCGAGGCGAGGTCGGATGCGGCGGCGAACCTGTCAAGGGCAAAGTTAGCAAAACGTTTGTTGGGCTTTAAGAAGTTTGGTTCGAAGAAGGGTCGCTTACCAAGGCGTGCTCTTGCCGGTATCGTTCATCCTCTAGCAACTCTTCCTCGTCCTCGTTAGGGCACTTCCGCGAACTTTCGCCGCTCGTTGGCTGGGGTACCGCGGGAGCAGTCTCTCACCGTTGTGGCTCACCGCGGACCTATCTTGGGCAGGTGCTTTCCCCTTGTCTCCGGCATCCTCGGGTCTTCTGATAGATCTCCGGCGGGGTGCAGACTGTAAAGGAAGACAGGAGAGTTAGGAGGAAGCATTTTGTCGAAGTAGTAAAGGCGGTTCGGAATTTACACAGTTAGTGATTTACCTCGGGTGCGAGATCGCGTTCTCGAATGACGATCCCGGTCGAGTGACGAGTAGCGGGGATTGGCGGGAGTGCAAGCCTGGACCCTGTCGCAGTCTTTGAACTGCTCTCTTCACGGCCACGCTGGGCGTCAAGAACGACGCGGTCTGACTCGCCCAGAGTGTCGTAAAGAGAATAAAAGATAGCAGCGAAGACAGCGTCGTCTGGGAACCCCCAATGGTTGTCGGACAAGGACCGCCACCAAGAGAGATAGGCGGGGTCTGCACCCAGCGAAGGCTCAATCTCGAGCAAGTCAGGAGTGAGAGGGAAAATGTTTTGCAGCGGGGTGACCCGGTCGGACTCGCCGATCTTCCTCCAGGAGATGTACTTGTTCACTGAATGGAACAGTGGATAGGGGATCCCTTGGAAGAAGCCGAGTTGTCTGGCGAAGTGATTGGGGGCATATAGCTCGAAGCCTTGTTCATCCTCGGCGAGCTGAAGGTCGCAGCATGAGGATGCTCTCATGAAGATGGTCTTAGCGTCTGAGTCCGAATCAGAGCGCGGGAAGAAGCCCGTCGATAAGACTTCAGGGTGGCGCCGGCGAACCATCATGTCCATGGTGGGAGGCGGTTCGAGTTGGTTGTAGAGGATGGAAAGGCTGGCGAAGAAGGACAGGGGAATCCGGTTCGCAGCGTTCCTGCACACCGCGAAACCGAGCAGTTGGTCCTCGGGCAGGAATTCTAGTGGGGCTTGCCGGAAGAGCGGGAAATACAGCTGCGTCCATAAGTCTAAGATCCACAGCGGGCCAGCAGAGAGATGGAAAGGTCTTAGGGACAGCATGTGCAGGGTCCGGTAGAGGGCGCCCAGTACTGGCTGCCCTAGCCCGACCTCGATCCCGTTGTAGAGAGCCTCGGCCAGTTTTGTCCATTTCCCTATAGGCTTGTGAGCACTCCCGCAGAAGATGAATTTATCGAGCCAGTACTCAAGGAAAGCGATACCTCCTTCGGGCTGTTCTGCATGGCCTATGTAGAACTTCCTCCACACTCCATACGAGCCTTTCATGGCGCGGCGGGCCCCCAGGTTGCAGGAGTGCGTAAACTCGGTCGATGAAAAGTCGCCTGGCGCATACGGCTTTGCATGAATCGGCAGCCCGGTGATAGTGAGGATGTCCAGCAGAGAAATGCCCATTTGCCCGAAAGGAAAATCAAAAGTGTTGGTGGCACTGTTCCATAGGCAGGCCGCGGCGGCAATGGGTGCTCGATCGGCATGAGGAGGCAGTGAGAAGCTCAAGGCAATGGCTTCGTTGACGCCGGTTGCTTCCTAGATTGCTTGGTCGGTCTGGAGGCGAGCCGTGTACCATGCCCGGTCCTCTGCGATCACGCTGGGCCATTCCCCGACCCGGATATTTGTATGAGAGCGGGCTTGGTGAAACCAGGAGGCGAAGTTTCCCGGTTCGCGACGTTGGGCAAGGATTGGTCGGCGCACGGAGGCAGTATAATGGTTCAGATCAGCGGCGGATAGAGGCTGCGAGGGGGTCGAACCGAGCAGGGCTGCCCCTGTTTCAAGGAAATAGATGGGTGTTCCTTGAGGAGGGTTGTTAGCAAAACGGCGAGCGAAGCCGGTCGACCATGAGCTCACCGCCGTGAGGTTAAGGTTTGGGTCGTTAGCAGTTGGTTTGGGAGCCATTGTTTCTAGTCGGAGTGAGTCCGGTGGTGAATGTTTGATGTTTGCAGAAGAGAGGGAAAGGATTGATTGGAAAGCGATGGTGAGATGTGGGGACCCGCATCGAGGTTTATAAAGAAGACGGACCGTAACGTCTTTTCAATCAATCGCCGTAATGAGGAGACGCGATGACGACCGAAACGTCAGCGCGTTTCAAATTTCAAACAGTCGCAAATGATGAAGGGAGGCGATGATGCCGAAACGTCTGCACCTTTTGAATTGCGAGTTCCAGTAAAATGCTTATTTAGGCCTTTTCGCTTATCCGTTGCGAAATGAATTAAGCTCAAGGCCTAGGGGCAATGTTTGAGCCCAGTGGGTAATTTGGTCCAAGACGCGGGGTACGTTTTGGATAACATTTGGGCCAGTACCCGTGGCCTTTTTTAATGTGAGGCCCACGAAGGGTGGCGAGGTCTGGTAACGCGCGAGCTGGCGTTTTGCAAGGATTCTGTACCCCGCGGGATTGATGTCCTCGCTGGGTCCTTTGTTTCGGTTCGTGTAGGATTTTGCAGTGCATGGCGAGGTAGAGTTGGAAATGGACTGTAGTACTCCGCGGGATAGGATCGCTTAGTGATCGAGTTCGCGTACGACGCTACAGTGAGATAATGCGGGGCGGTGAATGAGACCTAGGCGAAGTCTTTTTTGGACACGTGTTGCATGGGTCGCGCGGCTCGCGAGTTGGTCGTATCCTTGTGGAATTCTAATTGCGAGGTCCGAATGGGTTGTAATTAGGACTTTGCCAATTGCTTGCGGATCGCTATATAAGGGAGCTCGACAGAACAAACAGAGGACACAATCAATCATACAAAACAACTGCAAATCTTCGAGCACCCTCGAAACCCTAAGTTCTAAGTGCACCTCATCTTAGATCTCAGAGCCTGTCTGGACTCGCCTCTCCTTCCTAATTGTTGCTCTGCTCACTTCGAACCGTGAGTATCGATTCACAGGTGACTAAATAGTTTGCTCGTAATTCCTCGCCCGCGAGGTGACTCCGGAGCTCTACTTCGCCTGGTTAGAAGTCAAGAACGCGCACCGTTCTCGTTCCGCGTCCGCGCGGTGGCACGCCCTGCAAACCCTAATTTACTTTTGGTAGCACAAGTTACCTCTCTACCCCTGCTGAGGATCGTGGCCAAAACAGTAGTACTCTTTAAATTTAAAATTTCTACAAGTTTTTCATAATATAACCCAAAGATTAAATATAATTTGTATGCACTAGCATGTCTGGCTTTCAGAAAAGAATGTGAAAAAATGGGTTCACAAGTTACGCTTCTTGCACTTGTACCAAATTACCAAAAGTCCCTGCCGAAAAAAGAAAAGAGAAGGAGCAACATTCTCTCCCTCTTGTCACTATAAGAAAATTACTTTCACTTTCAAGGCCATATGCCCTAACCGTTTGCTGCATTTTTGCAATATTATTGATAGGCTAACATGGAATACATGGCTCACCTGAAACAAGCTCAAGGTTGAAGACAAAGGAAACTAAAGAGAAAAGCTGAAGCAACTTTTTGAGTCCTTTTCTCTTAATGCAACAAAGATAAGAAAATTATTACACCGATCGATGAAGAGCTCAAGCAGATCTGTTCAGTATACTCTTCTCTAGGGGCTAGCACTATACGGCCCTCGTTCTACGGCGATTTTATATATTAATAAAACAATATTTAATTAACTTGTCCATCACGTGTCCGTATCTTATCATATCTGACATTTGACGTGTCCAGACACACGTACTTGTATTCATGCTTAGCTATTTGATGAGCTTCCGTAGCTTCACAATCTTCCTAACTCTAGAGGAATCAGGTCCAATCCATTTTGTGATCATAGACTGTCAAAGAGCCTTTGTTTCTCCAAAGAGAGCTTAAGCAGGTTCCCTTTTATTAAGAGGTTAATTTGTTCGTGTAGGTTAGTATAAACAGATGAGTGGATGACTTCTGGTTTAGTTCAACAAAGAGCTAACAGAACCTAGTCAAAACAAAATGTTACCTGATAAATTAGAGTCTAGTTAGGTTTACTTGTTTGTAGTAACTCACAAACTACAGGATTTCAAAGGGATTTAGCGTTGAGCAAACGAAGGTACAAGAACACCTGTAAACTCTGTAATCATGTGGACGCAATCATATGCAGCTGTTCAACTTTAAATTGAGCTCTACTGTAAACAATATAACACCTTTCCATATCTCTAATTATGATGGAGAACAGACTGAGATTGAAAACAGGTATCTGGCAAATCCTGAAGAACATATATTGTTGCTGTTCATAAACAGAATCCTCATAGTCTGCTTTCAGTTTTCTCTAACTCCGTTTTTACTCCCAAGTTGTTCATCATTGGGATCCATACGTGAACAATAGCTCACATCTTCAAATTTTTGCAACTGTACCCAATAAAAGCTATGCTATAGTAGAAAACACAGGCTAAAATACTAGCATGTAATACCTTTTGTAAGGGACTAATAACCTATTTAAACAATGATATAGACTACAGTTACGTAATTGAATTGCATGCCAGAAGCACCATTATGGAATTAATGCTGTCCAGTGAATACAAAGAGATATATATAGTTCATGGAGCCATCTTCAATCAAGAGATCAGCATCCGCTTTAATAATATTGACAAAGCTGTTGCATCTATCTTAAGCTGTAAAACTTGACTCCAAATGTACAAGAATGAAAACAAGAACGCAAAGTGAAATTCCCATTGCATGCTTATTAATTATTATTACAACACTACACGAGAACGATGATCATTATATAGATTATCCAAGCAAGTAGATTCTAATCGAATCTGATTTTTATAAGAAAAAGGCACTTGTCTAACCATTTTGTCCAAGTTCAAGAAAGATGAACCACAGGAGCTGTGGTAGCCTCCTCGGCCAACTTCTCCCATTCATTCCTCATCTACTTGCCATCCTCTCCCTTCATTAAGTTCCTCACAAGATTCTCTATGTAATTTCTATGAATGAACATCACCCCATACCTCCAAAAAAAACAAAATATCCATGTAGATCCCTAATAAAATCTAATTTTTAGGAGAAAGAAGCACCTGGTTAACCATCTTGTTCAAATTCAAGAATGATGAACCATTTGGTGCAGTAACAGCTTCCTCTGCCAACTTCTTCCATTCCAAGGATTTCTTCCTCATTTGTTTGCCTTCCTGTCCTTCCATTAATTTTCTCACAAGGACTTCTATATAATTCCTTCTAACATCACCCTCTATCTGCATGGCTACACCCCACTCTTTGCAACAGAACCTACAATTTATTTGTTGGTCAGCAAAGAAGGGCCAACAGATCATGGGAACTCCACCACACAGACTTTCAACCGTAGAGTTCCATCCACAGTGTGTCAAGAAACCTCCTATAGCTGGATGATTCAGAACTTGTTCTTGAGGGCACCAACTCGCCAACCAACTCCTTCCCTTGGTCTCTTCTACAAACTCGGGTGGAACCACAGCTGAGTTCCCAGCCACAAGATCAGGCCTAATCACCCACAAAAAGGTCATGTTACTATTTGCGAGACCCCAAGCAAACTCAATCAGCTGCTCATCTGTCATGACTGTGATACTTCCAAAGTTTACATAAACAACAGAATTTGGTTCTTTTGACTCAAGCCATTCAAGACACTCCGGTTCTTCTTTCCAAAGATTTGACCCGATAGTCTTTGAGTCATCATCTTCTTGGATATGACTGAGTTGTTGATGAAGAGGTCCAATGGAATACACAGGTGGTAGCAAACTTGAAAATGCATCTAAAACTTTATGCTCCAAGGCATCAAATGTGTTAATAATGATAGCAGACGCTCTTTGAGCTTGTTCTATCATATACAGAATAAAACTCAGCATGACATCATCTGGGTCTGTGGTTCTAATGAAGGTTGGCATGTCCCTCAAACGTATACTTCCCAAGCCAGGTAACCAGTCTATTACAGTGTCCAAGTAGCCATTTGTTAAATAACTGGCCTCTGCAAATAAAGGAGACAAAGGTGAAGTTAACATTCTGGTACCACTCCATGTTTAGGACATAGTGTTCCAGAATAGTGATGACCCATACCTTTAAGTGGAACAATACCCTTTTCAATGAGATGGGCATGGTGAAGGTAGCACATTAATGTACAAGCACTCGCTGTCTGGAAGAGGACTACTGGAAGGCCAAGTTCATGGGTTGCATCAAGAGTGAAGGTCGTGCCTAAATCAGATATTATGCAAGTAACAGGAGGGGAATTTGACGAAGAATTGAGTTCTGAAAGAAGGCTTCTGAAGGGTGCTAAAAAGTTATTTCTAATGGAACCACATAAGGCAGGTATGTCTTGGGTGACATTGGCATCAGTAGGAGGAAGGCCATCGGGAATCGATTTGAACCTAAACGAGGGCAGGCCATCGAGAGAGTTGGGACCTCGGGATCTAAGCAGGCGCTCATGGTTGTACTCTGTGTTGACAAAGGTTATATGAAAGCCTCTGTAGTGAAGGATTTTAGCTAATTTTAGCATTGGGTTTATGTGACCTTGAGCAGGGTATGGTATACAAACTGCATGTGGCTTCTCCGAGGCGTTGGAACCCATTCTCTCTCTCTCTCTNNNNNNNNNNNNNNNNNNNNCTCGATTACATAGGGGATGTGTATGGGGTTTTATAGGGAAACAGAATGTCTTACCAGTTTTAAATTGGTAGATGTCTGGCTTATAATTATTCCAATTTCAGTGTCCTAAAATGACATCCAGTAAAACTTAACGCAAAATATATAGG encodes the following:
- the LOC101294561 gene encoding UDP-glycosyltransferase 85A2-like translates to MGSNASEKPHAVCIPYPAQGHINPMLKLAKILHYRGFHITFVNTEYNHERLLRSRGPNSLDGLPSFRFKSIPDGLPPTDANVTQDIPALCGSIRNNFLAPFRSLLSELNSSSNSPPVTCIISDLGTTFTLDATHELGLPVVLFQTASACTLMCYLHHAHLIEKGIVPLKEASYLTNGYLDTVIDWLPGLGSIRLRDMPTFIRTTDPDDVMLSFILYMIEQAQRASAIIINTFDALEHKVLDAFSSLLPPVYSIGPLHQQLSHIQEDDDSKTIGSNLWKEEPECLEWLESKEPNSVVYVNFGSITVMTDEQLIEFAWGLANSNMTFLWVIRPDLVAGNSAVVPPEFVEETKGRSWLASWCPQEQVLNHPAIGGFLTHCGWNSTVESLCGGVPMICWPFFADQQINCRFCCKEWGVAMQIEGDVRRNYIEVLVRKLMEGQEGKQMRKKSLEWKKLAEEAVTAPNGSSFLNLNKMVNQVLLSPKN